Proteins from one Esox lucius isolate fEsoLuc1 chromosome 19, fEsoLuc1.pri, whole genome shotgun sequence genomic window:
- the LOC105007099 gene encoding ATP-sensitive inward rectifier potassium channel 1 isoform X1, with the protein MVSGIRKHIRDHLLQQRICRSRLVTKDGRCNIEFGNMKYGNHFAYLMDFWTTFVDLRWRFVLFFFIASFTLSWFFFGLLWFWVAWSNGDLTWQNPSWDHLYCVDNVNNLTTAFLFSVETQTSIGYGIRVITPLCPSAIALFMIQFLIGSIINCFLCGVILAKISRSKKRAKTITFTKMAVICPKKDFLWLMIRVANLRKTLMIGSQIYGKLLRTTITPDGETIIMDQVNIEFMVDAGKDNLFFVCPLTLYHVIDKSSPFFEMAVDTLQKQEFELVVFLDGTAESTSSSCQVRTSFIPQEIMWGYNFMPIISRSKEGKYRVDFSNFSKVVPVATAHCPYCFHNIGHHLCSPSPGNGIDNGGFEDIGILEGSPTFSA; encoded by the coding sequence AGTACGGCAACCATTTTGCCTACCTCATGGACTTCTGGACGACCTTTGTGGATTTGCGCTGGCGCTTTGTCCTATTTTTCTTCATTGCGTCCTTCACACTGAGCTGGTTCTTCTTTGGCCTGCTGTGGTTCTGGGTCGCGTGGAGCAATGGAGACCTGACGTGGCAGAATCCCTCCTGGGACCACCTTTACTGTGTTGACAATGTCAACAACCTAACAACAGCCTTCCTCTTCTCTGTTGAGACCCAGACCTCCATTGGCTATGGTATACGTGTCATCACACCTCTCTGTCCTAGTGCTATTGCTCTATTCATGATCCAGTTTCTCATCGGGTCCATTATCAACTGCTTCCTTTGTGGAGTGATCCTGGCAAAGATCTCACGTTCCAAGAAAAGGGCAAAGACCATCACCTTCACTAAGATGGCTGTCATTTGTCCTAAGAAGGACTTCCTTTGGCTCATGATAAGAGTGGCTAACTTACGCAAAACCCTAATGATTGGGAGCCAGATCTACGGCAAGCTGTTAAGGACAACAATCACACCAGATGGAGAGACAATCATCATGGATCAGGTGAACATTGAGTTCATGGTGGATGCTGGGAAGGACAACCTTTTCTTTGTGTGTCCTCTCACACTCTACCATGTTATTGACAAGTCTAGTCCATTCTTTGAGATGGCAGTGGACACCCTCCAAAAGCAGGAGTTTGAGCTGGTGGTCTTTCTGGATGGCACTGCAGAGTCCACCAGTTCATCCTGCCAGGTCAGAACTTCTTTCATCCCTCAGGAGATTATGTGGGGTTACAACTTCATGCCCATCATCTCCCGCAGTAAAGAGGGCAAATACAGAGTGGATttctccaacttctccaaggtGGTGCCTGTGGCCACTGCCCACTGTCCCTATTGCTTCCACAACATTGGGCACCACCTCTGCTCACCCTCTCCAGGTAATGGAATTGACAACGGGGGATTTGAAGACATTGGTATTCTAGAAGGGTCTCCAACTTTTTCGGCATAA